GATCGATCCATCCGCACCGACGATGTCGCGGCCGAAGCGTTCGACCACGCGCTCGAACCCGAGCGTCGACGGCGCATAGACCTCGTGCGCGACCGCGTCCGCGTCGAGAACGTGAGCGCCGCGTTCGGCCAGCAGCTGCGCGACCGTGGACTTCCCCGACCCGATGCCGCCGGTCAGACCGATGATGGTTGCCATCGGATCGGATTCTAAACGGACGGCGGACGCGGGCAATGTCCTGCAGCGCCGAAGCCGTCACGGATTGACCTTGCCCGTTCGCGCGGCATTGTTGCCGGCGCGGCCGTCAGCGGCAGACGCGCACCTTGCATGCAAAGCGGCCGTTCCGTCATCTCTTCGTCCGACTCCGGCGCGGCGCGCGCCGCCGATCCATGGGCTGCGGTCGCCGTCTTCCTCGTTGCCTGCATCTATTTCGCGGCGTTCCGGCCTCTGGAGCGGCCGCTGCTGCTCGATGCTGCAACCTGGGACTACATGGCCGTCGAGCTGCCGCGCGGCCTGGTCCCCTATCGCGACGTCTTTCTCCACAAGACGCCCGGCACGGCATTCGTCGGCGCGGTCGCAGCGGCGGTGGCATCGGCCATCGGGGCCGAGCCGGTGCTCGGTGTGCACGCGTTCATTTTATTGCAGGGGGCGCTGGCGCCGGCGTTGCTGTTTCTTCTGTGCCGACCCTGCATGGAACGCGGCGCGGCGGTCGCGTGCAGCCTTTCCCTTCTGGCCTACGACCAATGGGTCGTCGCGGTCCTGGAGGGGAGCCAGCCCAAGGTGCCAACGCTCGTCTTCGGACTGCTATGTCTGGTGGCGGCGCAGCGGCGAAAGGTGGCATGGTCGGGGATTCTCGGCGGCGCCGCCGTGCTGTGCTGGCAGCCGGCCTTGTGCTTCCTTGCCGGCGCGCTCATGCCGCTGGTGGCGCGCGAAACGACGTGGCCATCCCGGCTGCGCGTGACGATGCGGATGGCGGCGATGTCGCTCGTGCCGACGGTGATCCTGCTTGCGTGGCTGGCGCTGCAGGGCGCGCTGCAGGCGTTCGTCGACCAGGCCATCCTCTTCAACGTCGACTACATCCAGCTCAAGGCGCGCACGTTGCCGGGCACGCTGCGCGCGCTCGGCTGGAACTTCGCCGACTGGGAAGACGTCGAAATGCTCATGCTGCCGGCGGTCATCGCCGGCCTCCTGCTGCGACCCCAGCGGCTCCCGGCCTCGCTCCTCCTCTCGACCGCCATCTACTTCGCCATGCTGTTCGTCAGCATGCAGTCGTGGCCGGACCTGATCCTGCTGGGCCCGGGCCTGGCGGCCATCTTCGGCGCCGGCCTTCACGGACTGCTGCGCGCCGCGCTGCGGCCGATGGCAGCGACGGTGCTGGCGCTTGCGCTCGTGGCAGCGGCGGCCGCGCCGGATGCACGCCCGAAGTATCGGCCAGGCCTCGATTTCACGCAGCAGCGCGCCAGAATGCGGCAGCTGGCGTCGGAGGTCGGGCCACACGAGCCGATCATCGGCGTCAGCGTGCCCGAATTCTTCCTGCACACCGGCCGCCGCAACGGTTGGATGTGGCCGTATCTCTGGTTCGGTGTCGATGCGTTCGCCGCCGCGCACACTGCCGGCGGCTTCGAGGGCATTCTGCGCGATCTGGAAGCGTCCGACCCGCCGATGATCCTTCTCGGCAGGCACTGGACGGGCCCGCTGCGCGCACGTTTCGAAGAGTGGGCCGCCGCCCGCTACGAGGTCAGCGAGGTGAAGATCTTCCCGCACACGCAGCGGCCGATGCGCGTGTATCGCCGCCGCAGCGGCTAGCTCACCAGTTGTCCTTCAGGCGACGCGTCGCCGCCAGGATCGAAACGGGATCATCGCCCGCCTGCGCATCTCGGGCCTGCACCGAAGCACGCAGCTCCTGGCTGTGCGTGCGCAGGAAAGGATTCGTGGCCTTCTCGATCTCGATGGTCGAGGGAACGGTGGGCAAACCCTGCTCCCGCAGGCGGGCGACCTCCCGCCGCCGCTCCGCCAGGGCGGCATTGCCGGGCTCGAGCAATGCGGCGAATTCCAGGTTCTTCTGCGTGTACTCGTGCCCGCAGTAGACGCGCGTTCGGTCCGGCAGGGCGGCGAGCCGCGAGAGCGACGACATCATCTGCGCGGCGTCGCCTTCGAACAGGCGCCCGCACCCGCCGGCGAACAGCGTATCGCCGGTGAAGACCGCGTCATCGGCGGCGAAGTAGTAGGCGAGATGCCCGCGCGTGTGGGCGGGAATGAAGATCGCCTGCGCGGTCAGCGTGCCCAGCGAGAACGTTTCCCCGTCCGCAAGCGGCCTGGTCATTCCAGGAATGCGGTCGGCGTCCTCGCGGTAGCCGTAGACCTCGACGCTGCCCGGCGCTGCCGCCTGCAGCAGCGCCTGATTGCCTCCGACGTGGTCGAAATGGTGATGGGTCGAGAGGATCGCGGCGATGCGCACGCGCTCGCGCTCGGCCGCCGCAAGCACGCTATCGGCTTCGGCAACATCGACGACACCGGCAACACCGCTTCTCTCGTCGACGACGAGATACGCGTAGTTGTCCATCAGCTGCTCGACCGGAACGACGCGCATGGAGCTACGGCGCAGCCTGGCCTGCAGGCGCAGGCGGCGATGCTGGAGGATTGGCTGGTCCCGCGGGCGCAGCGGCCGGCCCAGAGGGCGCCGCGCCCTGCGGCTTTGCGCCTGCAGCGGCCGGTGCCGAGGACGCCGCGCCCTGAGGCTGCGGGGCTGCGGCCGCCGGCGCGGCGGGCTTGCCCTGGTCGCCCTCGCCCTCGTCGCCTTCGTCGGCGTCCTCCGGGAGGGCGGGCGGACTGTACGTCTGCGAGCCCTCGCTGGTTCGAATGACCTCTCCGGTAGCGGGATCGATGTCCTCGACCTTCAGCCTCATGACCTTGGCCGCATCGTCGTTCGTGACGTATTCGCGCGCCACGAGCTTCTCGTCGCGATAGCCTTCGCGATACTCCGGCCAGTACAGGCCGTCGCGAATGATGCCGCGATGCGCGCCCACCAGACGCCCATTGGCCCAGACCTTGTACTCGAAACGGTCACCGTCGCGCTTGACGCCGAAGATGAGGCCGCGGCTCGGCGGCTGCGCGACCTCGCCCTGGAAGTCGGTGATGCGGTAACGGCCGTAGGGGTCCTTCTTCATGACCGGCCCCGCCACGTAATATTTGTATCCTTCCAGGATCGGGATGTTGCGCGGGCGGGCGTCCTCTTCTGCCGCAGGCTTGCCGCCATCGGCCTTGGCCGTTGGAGTGGGCTTTGTTGGATCGGCGGCCTTTTCGTCGGACGTGCAGGCTGCGAGTGCGAAGGCCAGCGCCAGGGACATGGCTGCCAGCGAAAGCTTGTGTGGCGTCATCCAGAACTCCCGGTTGTTCAACGTGCCGTCGGTTTGGCGGCCGCGGCCGAAACGTCGCCGCCCGCGTCGTGCTCGGTTCGCGAGGCACTGTCGAGGCTGCGGATCGCGCGCGTCGCGCGAGGCCGTGCCAGCAGCTTGGGCTCCGGCGACGCAGCCGCTTCGAGCACCATCTCCTCGAGGCGCTCGATGCGGCTCTTGAGGGAATCGACCGCCTCCAGCTGCTGCATGCGCCGTTCGAGCGCCTGCTCGAACGCTTCCGATCTTTCTTCCAGGCGCGACATCACGCCCTGCGCCTTTCCCTGCAGCCGCGCCATCGCCGCCGCCGCGCCTTCCAGCCGGGCGATCGATTCCTCCAGGCGCTCGATGCGTGCAGCCCCATCGGCATCGCGTCTGCGTAGCCGCGCCACCTGTTCGAGCAGCGAGCGCACGTCGCGGCCGAGCGACTCCATGGCGCGCGCATCGGCCAGACCGAAGGCCTGCGCAGCCTGTCGCGCGACATCTGCCGATACCAGGCCCACCACGTCGAGCGCACGCCGCAGGGTGCCACCATCGACGCCGAAGCGATCCATGAGCACAGCGACCTCGCGCTCCAGCATCGAGACCGCTTCGAGCAGGCTCTGGATGTTCTTGTCGTAGCGGGACTGATTGCGGGACTCTTGCGCCATGACCCAGAAGCCTCCGATCGGGCGCGCAGACGAGCACGAAGGCTCGACAGCGAAGTGCGCACTATCAGCCGTGCGGCGCCTGCAAGCAAACCGCTATGCCGTCGCCCTCGGCCCCTCCGGTGTGATGGCGCGGCCGCCTCAGCGAATGCCGAAGGTCACGCTGACGGTGGCGGAGATCTCCAGCGTTCCGGGCAAGACGGCAGTGGCGGCATCCGCGCCGGCGCTTTCCATCATCGCCATGCGGTTGCGGCCGTATATCGGAATCGGCCCGCCCCGTGATTCGCTGCTCGCGTCGACCAGCGGACCGAGCGCAACGCCGAGAGACTCGGCCACAATTTCGGCCTCGGCGCGCGCACGACGGCCCGCTTCGAGCAGCGCCTGCCTGCGCGCAGCGTCTTCGTCGTCGAGGTAGAACGAGATCGATTCGATCTCGTTCGCGCCCGCTTCTACCGCCGAGTCGATCAGCGCTCCTACCTGTGGAAGGTCGTCGGTGACGACGAGGAGACGGTTGCTGGCCACATATCCGAGCAGCCGCCTCTGCGCTGCTCCCGGCCTCTCCTGGTAGTCGTACTCGGCGCTGAGATCGTAACCGGCGGTGCGCACCTCGCCGGGCGCCTTGACCAGCGATTCCAGTTTTGCGAGCAGGCTCTGACTGGCCGTCGCGTTCGCTTCGGATGCGGCCTTGGCCGTAGGCGCGCGCGACACAACTGCCACGGTCAGGCGCGCACGATCCGGGCTCGCCTTGACCGTGGCCGTTCCCGAGACGCGGATCACGCGCGGAGGATCGGACGGCTGCTGCGCTTCCGCCGGGACGGCGGCCGCCGCGAGCAGACACATACTCGTTGCCATTGCATGCACGACCATTCGTCGCTTCATTTCCCGATCTCCCTCGCCTCTTCGCGCCGGCCACGAGCAAACGCATAGATCTCCGACGAGCCCTTGCGGGTGGACGGCGGCCTGTAGGTGCTGACGATACGAAAAACCGCGCGCAGCTTCCTCATCGCCTCCGCTTCGACGCGCGAGAACAGCTTGACCAGCAGCTTCCCGTCGCGCACCAACAGCTCGCGCGAGACGTCCAGCGCCAGCTCGACCAGCGCTTCTTCGCGGGCATCGTCGGCATCGCGAATCCCTGTCAGCTTGGGCGCCATGTCCGAGAGCACGACGTCGGCGCGGCCGCCGGTTCTCTCGCGCAGCTGCGCACGAATCCCGTCATCCGCAACGTCTCCGCGCAGCACGTCGACGTTGGGCAGGCCAAGCGGTGCGACCTCGACGAGATCGACGCCGACGACGCGCCCGCGTTCGCCGACGGTGCGCGCCGCGACCTGCAACCACGCTCCGGGCCAGCAACCGAGATCGACGACGGTCTGTCCTGGAGCAAACAGGTGGAAGCGCGCATCGAGATCTTCGAGCTTGACGCCCGCGCGCGAGCGCAGCCCTGCCTGTCTGGCAGCACGATACGCCGCGTCCTTGCGCTGGTAGCTCAAATCGCCCGATCCTGCGCGCAATGCTCGGTTGCCCGTCGTGTGGCGCTGGGGCACCATCGCAGCTTTCCTGATGACTCTCAACGCACAGCAGCTCGAAGCCGTCGCACACGACGAAGGCCCGTTGCTCGTCCTCGCGGGCGCCGGCAGCGGCAAGACGCGCGTGCTCGTTCACCGCATCGCAAGGCTGATCGAAGAGGGCCGTGCGGCCCCGTACGAGATCCTCGCCGTGACGTTCACGAACAAGGCGGCACGCGAGCTGATCGAGCGCTGTCGCGCACTGGTCGGACCCGACGCCGACGATCTGTGGGTCGGAACCTTCCATGGGATCGGCGCCCGTCTGCTGCGCCGCCACGGCGCACTGCTCGGCTATCCGGGCTCGTTTTCCATTCTCGATACCGACGACCAGATCCGGCTGCTCAAGGATGTGCTGGCGGCAGCCAACATCGACGAGACACGGTTGCGGCCCGAAGCGCTGCGCGCCTTCATCGACGCAGCCAAGAACGAGGCGCGAACGCCAGCCGACATGGCCGAAGCCGCGGACTCGCCCTTCGCCGTGGACGCCGCAGGGCTCTACGCCAGCTACCAGCAGAGGCTGCTGGCGATGGGCGCCGTCGACTTCGGCGATCTCATCACGGGCGTTCTGCGGCTGTTCCGCAGCCACCCCGAGGTGCTGTCACGCTACCAGCAGCGCCTGCGCTTCCTGCACGTGGACGAGTACCAGGACACCAACCACGCGCAGTACCTGATGGTCAGCATGCTCGCGTCCGCTCACCGCAATCTGTGCGTCGTCGGCGACGACGATCAGTCCATCTACGCGTGGCGGGGCGCCGACCCTCGCAACATCCTCGAGTTCGAGCGGGACTTTCCCGGCGCCAAGGTGGTGCGGCTGGAGCAGAACTACCGCTCCACGCGTAACATCATCGATGCGACGGCCGCGCTCATCGCCAACAATCGCGAACGTCATGCCAAGACGATGTGGACCGCGGCTGATCCGGGCGCGAAGATCACCGTCTATCACGCCTCGGACGAGAAGGACGAGGCGCGCTACGTCATCGCTGGCCTTCGCGCTCTCGGCAGCGCGCGTGGCCGCGCAGCAGTCTTCTACCGAACCAACGCGCAGTCCCGCGCCATGGAAGAAGAGCTGGTGCGCAACCAGATGCACTACGTCATCGTCGGCGCCACCCGCTTCTACGAGCGCCGCGAGGTGCGCGACCTGATCGCGTACCTGCGCTTCGTCGGCAATCCGGCCGACGACATCAGTCTCGACCGCATCATCAACGTGCCGACGCGGGGAATCGGACGCACGACGTGGGAGCGGCTGCGCGTGGAGGCCGCGGCGCGTGCCGTGCCGGTATGGGAAGTGATCGGAGACGACGCCGTGCTGGCTGGCCTCGGCAGCGCCGCGCGGTCGCGCCTGCTCGCTTTCCGCGCCACCGCGCGCGCCTGGCTCGACGGAATGTTCGAAGGCGTTGCGCAGCTGCTGCTGCGCATCCTCGACGACACCGGCTACATCGGTTACCTGGAGAGCCGCCCCGACGACGATCCGGGCGGACGCAGCGACAACGTCAAGGAACTGGTGACCGTGGCTCAGCTCTTCGACGAGGAGTATGGGGCGCTGGTACCCACACCCGAAGATCCGCTTCCGCCTCCTCTGGTGGCCTTCCTCGAGCGGCTGGCACTGGCATCGGACGTCGACCAGTACGAGAGCCGCGAGCAGGCGGTCACGCTGATGACCGTCCATAACTCCAAGGGCCTCGAGTTCGGCCACGTCTTCCTCATCGGCATGGAGGAAGGAATCTTCCCGCACTCACGGTCGGTCGACGAAGAGGGCCGTGGCGTCGAGGAAGAGCGCAGGCTCTGCTACGTCGGCATGACGCGCGCGATGACGCGGCTGTGGCTGACGCACGCCCGGCGCCGGCACGTGTTCGGGTCGACGCAATACAATCTCGCCTCGCGCTTCCTCGACGAGCTGCCCCCCGGCCTGCTGGTGCACGAACGCAGCGCCGTCGAACGTGGCGAGTACGAGCAGCCGCGCATCAACCGCGGCGGCACCGACTATGCGGACGACTTCCACGACACGTGGGAAAGCCGCGCCCGCCCGATGCCGGCGCCGGTGCGACCGGCATCGGGTTTGTCGAGCAGGCTGCCGTCATCGCCGCAGTCGGCGGGACGGTACAAGCCGGGCATGCGAGTCGTGCATCCGATGTTCGGAGTGGGGACGGTGCGGGAGTCCGACGGAAGCGGAGAAGCCGAGAAGCTGATCGTCCAGTTCCAGCGGTTCGGCGTAAAGAAGCTGGTCGCGCATCTGGCGCGGCTCGAGATCGTCTGACGGGCGGCCAGCCGGCGGGAGGCGCGGCCTCGCGCTGTCGGATTCGAGGCGGCCGCAAATGCTGCCGTCAGCGCGCCACCGACGTGCAGACCCTCGCCGAGCGCTCGCGCGCGCAGAGGCGCGACTGCGGTTCGTCCACTCCGTGGTGCGGAGCGATGTACCGGCCGGCGGCAGCCAGCGGCCGCGTCACCGTCAGCTCCAGGAACTTCCCGACCGGATAGACGAAAAGGTAGGCGATCTTGAGAGGATGCGCGTCCTCGGAGTCGCGGTACTGATCCGCGCGCGCAGCGGGAGCCGCTGCCATGCCGGTCAGGATGACGAGTACGGCAATGGCCGCGCGTACGGATGCGGTGATCGGCTTGCGCATGAAGCTCTCCCTGGGCGTGCCCTTGCCTGCAACGATGCCGGCAGCTGCGCCCGCTCGCAACGACCTTGCCTGAAAACCGCGGTCTTATACACCACTGGCGGGCGTTTTCGCGCCGCGGAGGACACGGACACGTGGTGAGCTTCGTTCCTGCCAGACCGCGCCGCTTCACCAGGGCCACACGGCTTTCGTCGTGGCGGCGTCTGTCGCTGCACGTCTGGGGGCCACCGCGGGATCCGACCGTCTACGGCACGCTCGAGATCAACATGCGCAAGGCGCTCGTTTATCTCGATGAGCTGAACGCGGCGGGTGGACCTCGCGCCACCGTCACGCATCTGGTCGTCAAGGCCATCGCGAAGGCCCTTTCCGAATATCCCGAAGCCAACGCGCTGGTCGCCCTGCGGCGCGTCTACCTGCGCAGCACCATCGACGTGTACTGCCAGGTCGCCACCGACGGCGGGCGTGACCTTTCGGGCGTCAACATCCGCCAGGCGGACTGCAAGTCCGTCGCCGACATCGCCGACGAGCTCATGAAGGCGGCCGCCGCGGTTCGCTCCGGACGCGACCGCGGGTCCGAGCAGACCAAGCGGACGCTGGCGCGAGTGCCGGACGCGCTGCTCGGCATCCTGCTCAAGCTGACGGGATTCCTCACGTACGACCTGCGCCTCGATCTCAGCGCATGGGGCATCGCGTACGATCAGTTCGGCGCGGCGATGGTCTCCAACGTGGGCGGCTTCGGTCTCGGCAACGGGCTGGCGCCGCTGGTGCCGGTCAGCCGTTCTCCCATCGTCCTGCTGGTTGGAGAGGTCGTGCCGCGCCCGGCCGTCGAAGACGGGCGCCTGGTCGTTGCGCCGATGGTCACGATCGGCTGCACCTTCGATCACCGCGTCATCGACGGCTACCAGGCATCGCAGATGGCACGCATCGTCATCGAGTCGGTGTCGGATCCGCAGGCCGCGTTCGGCCCTGCCAGCCGATCCAGCTGATCTGCCGGCCGGGCGACCCTGGCTGCGCGCGGAAGGAATGGTAGCGGTCGCACGCGCAACGCGTGCACGGACCGCAAGACTGGATATGGGCGGCTGGAACGCCGGCCGAGACCAGAATGGCGGTGTTGATCGCGCGCAGGTCCAGATGCGGCTGTTGCCCGTCGCGCTCGACGACTGCATGCCCCTGGTCGCCGAACCGACGCGCCAGCTCGGCCGACACCTCGTAGCAGCACGCGCCGATGCTGGGGCCCAGCGCCGCGTGAAGGTCTGCGGCGGCCACTCCCGCGGCGACGGCCCGCTCCACCGCGCGCGCCGCAATGGCCGCGATCGTCCCTCGCCATCCCGCGTGGACCGCGGCGGCCCAGTGGCGGTGCGGCGCCACAAGCAAAATCGGCACGCAATCGGCCGTTCGCACGCCGGCCACGCAGCCGGCGCCGGTGACGACGACGGCGTCGGCGTCGGCATCGAGCCTGGCGTAGCCGTCTCGGCAGCCGTTGCCCTCGCGTATGGGTGTGGCGTCGGCGTCGATGACGCGGTCGCCGTGCACCTGCTCTCGCAGCAGCACGGTCGAGGGTGGGGCCGCTACGCGGCGGTCGCCGAACCCGCACAACAGACCGTCGATGCGGTCCCAGCCATGCGGCACCAATGGCAGTTTTGAATCGAAGTTGGTCACCGCGACAGCGGCCTTGCCGGCCGGCCGCTCTATGATAGCCTCGCGCGTTTGTCGGTAGCCAGCGGCCGTCCATGGGTGAGCCGCAGCGGGAATCGGCGGTCACGACCAAGGCAATCGCTTGAAACGCGCGATCAAGATCGTCGGCGCACGCACGCACAACCTCAAGGGAATCGACTGCCAGATCCCCGCTCGTAAGATCACGGTCGTCACCGGCGTATCCGGCTCCGGAAAATCGTCGCTCGTCTTCGATACGCTCTATGCGGAGGGCCAGCGCCGATACGTGCAGTCGCTTTCGACGTACGCCCGGCTCTTCCTCGAGCAGATGCAGCGCCCCGATGTCGACTCGATCAGCGACATTCCGCCCGCGCTGGCGCTCGAACAGAAGAACGCGATCAAGAACGCGCGCTCCACGGTCGGCACGATCACCGAAGTCCACGACTACCTTCGGCTGCTCATGGTGCACGCCGGCACGGTGCATTGCCTGGACTGCGATGGCGTGGTGGCTGCCGAAAGCGTCAGCAGCGTCACCGATCACCTCCTGAAGGAGATGGCCGGCAGGCGCGTGGCGGTTCACGCTCGCGTGCAGCTTCACGGAATGGAGCCGGCCGAGGCCCTGCAGACGCTGATCAAGCAGGGGTACAATCGCATCCTCGTCGGCGGCCAGGCCGTTGCGCTCGAAGAGGCCGGAGAGCAGGCGCTGGCCGGCGGTGGAGTCGAGGTCGTCGTGGACCGCTTCGCCATCAGCACCGACCGCGCCACGCGTATCGCCGAGGCGCTGGCGCGGGGCTTCCAGCTCGGTGCCGGCACGGTCAAGGCCACCGAGCTCGATGGCGGTGGAGAGGCGGCGACGTTCTCGACCCGCTTCGCGTGTCGCGGCTGCGGGCGCGAGTACACGGTGCCGACGCCCCACCTGTTCAGCTTCAACAGTCCGCTCGGCGCGTGTCCGCGCTGCGAGGGCTTCGGCCGGGTGGTCGACATCGACTACGACAAGGTGGTTCCGAACAAGCGCTGCTCGCTGCGCGATGGCGCGGTGGTGCCGTGGAGCACGCCGGCCTACGTCGACTTCCAGCAGGACTTCCTCAAGAGCGCGGAGCGCCGCGGCATCTCCACGCAGGTGCCGTTCTCCCAGCTCACCGATGCCGAGAAGAAGTGGATCTTCGAGGGCGACCGCGAGAATCCGGGAGTGAAGGGGTTCTTCCAGTGGCTGGAGGAGCGGCGCTACAAGACCCACGTCCGCATCCTGCTGGCGCGCTATCGGAGCTACCGCACCTGCCCCGAGTGCCGCGGGGCGCGGCTGAAGCCCGAAGCGCTGGCCGTGCGCGTGCAGGGTCGCAGCATCGCCGAGCTCAGCGCCCTGGCCATCGAAAAGCTGGCGCGCTTCATGGCCAGGCTGGAGCTGTCGGAAACGGCCGCGGCGCGAACCGAATCGGTGCTGCGCGAGCTGCGCGCTCGCCTCGGTTATCTCGAAGAGGTCGGGCTGGGCTACCTGACGCTCGATCGCCAGGCGCGCACGCTGTCGGGCGGCGAAGCGCAGCGCATCCATCTTGCGGCGGCGCTCGGCAGCGCGCTGACCGACACGCTTTACGCCCTGGACGAGCCGACGGTGGGCCTGCACCCGCGCGATGGCCGGCGTCTGCTCAAGGTGCTGCGACATCTGACCAAGATCGGGAACACCGTGGCGCTGGTCGAGCACGACCCGACGCTGATCGAAGGTGCCGACCACGTCATCGACCTCGGGCCGGCAGGCGGCGCCGGCGGCGGGCAGGTGATGTACGAGGGAAAGCCGTCGGGCCTGCCCGGCCGCGAGAGCGCAACCGGCAGGCTGCTTCTCATTCGCACGCTCCACCGGCAGAAGAAGCGCGCCACGAAAAGCATCGACCGCGGCGCGCTCGTCATTCGCGGCGCGCGCGAAAACAACCTCAAGGTGGATCGGATCGAGATCCCGCTCGGGCGCCTGGTGTGCGTCACGGGCGTCTCCGGCTCCGGCAAGTCCACGCTCGTCGAACAGGTGCTGTACGAGAACTGGCTGCGCGAGAAGGGGCTCGGCGGCCACGACGCGGGCGCCTGCGACGGCATCGACGGGCTGGAGCGGCTCGATGACGTGATGATGATGAGCCAGGCCGCGATCGGCCGCTCCCTGCGCTCCAATCCGGCCACGTACCTCAAGATCTACGACGACATCCGCAAGCTGTTCGCCCAGACCTCAGCCGCGCGCCGCGCCAAGATCACTCCGGGCGCGTTCTCGTTCAATACTCCGGGCGGTCGCTGCGAGCACTGCCAGGGCACCGGGACGACCACGCTCGAGATGCACTTCATGGCCGACATCGAGGTGCCCTGCGACGAGTGCGAAGGCCGCCGCTTCAAGCCCGGAATTCTCGAGATCCGTTATCACGACAGGAACATCAACGAGGTCCTGGCCATGACGGTGGACGAGGCCGGCGCCTTTTTCGCCGACCGCGCGCCGATCGCCTCCAAGCTGGCCTGTCTGCAATCGGTCGGCCTGGGATACCTCGCGCTGGGGCAATCGACCTCGACGCTGTCCGGTGGCGAAGCGCAGCGGCTGAAGCTGGCCGGTTTCCTGGCCGAGGAGAAGCGCGGCAAAGGATCTCTTTTCATCTTCGACGAGCCGACGACGGGCCTGCATCTACAGGACGTCCATACCCTGATCGGCGTGCTCGACGGGCTCGTTGCACGCGGGCATTCGGTGCTGGTGGTCGAGCATCACACCGATTTCATCTCGCATGCGGACTGGGTCATCGATCTGGGGCCCGAAGGCGGCGACAAAGGCGGTCGTCTCGTGGTCGCCGGCCCGCCCCTGGAGGTGGCGCGCTGTCCGAAGTCGCACACGGGTGCCGAGCTCAAGCAGCTGCTGGCGATGTAGCTGCAACGAACCGTTTCGGGCACGGACGGTCGAGCTCGCATAGTTGCCCGTGCGGCGAAGCCGCGGGCTGCGTGACCGTTTCGGCCGCCACTGCTGCCGGAAAGGAGCTGAGAATGACTGCAAATGGCAAGGCTGTCATCGTCGGTGTCGGGCCTCGCGCCGGCCTGGGCGGCGCGCTCTGCGAGCGGGTGGCGCGCGAAGGAATGCATGTCTTCGTCGCCGGCCGCACCGCCGCAAAGCTGGATGCGTTGGCGGAGACGATTCGATCCTGCGGCGGCCGCGCCACCGCCATCGCTGTGGATGTGACGGACGAGCGGCAGGTGGCAGGCATGTTCGAGCGCGTCGACGACGAGAGCGGCGACCTGGAGCTCGTGGTCTATAACGCCGGCAACGCTGCCATGGGGCAGCTTCACGAC
This is a stretch of genomic DNA from Candidatus Limnocylindrales bacterium. It encodes these proteins:
- the uvrA gene encoding excinuclease ABC subunit UvrA; the encoded protein is MKRAIKIVGARTHNLKGIDCQIPARKITVVTGVSGSGKSSLVFDTLYAEGQRRYVQSLSTYARLFLEQMQRPDVDSISDIPPALALEQKNAIKNARSTVGTITEVHDYLRLLMVHAGTVHCLDCDGVVAAESVSSVTDHLLKEMAGRRVAVHARVQLHGMEPAEALQTLIKQGYNRILVGGQAVALEEAGEQALAGGGVEVVVDRFAISTDRATRIAEALARGFQLGAGTVKATELDGGGEAATFSTRFACRGCGREYTVPTPHLFSFNSPLGACPRCEGFGRVVDIDYDKVVPNKRCSLRDGAVVPWSTPAYVDFQQDFLKSAERRGISTQVPFSQLTDAEKKWIFEGDRENPGVKGFFQWLEERRYKTHVRILLARYRSYRTCPECRGARLKPEALAVRVQGRSIAELSALAIEKLARFMARLELSETAAARTESVLRELRARLGYLEEVGLGYLTLDRQARTLSGGEAQRIHLAAALGSALTDTLYALDEPTVGLHPRDGRRLLKVLRHLTKIGNTVALVEHDPTLIEGADHVIDLGPAGGAGGGQVMYEGKPSGLPGRESATGRLLLIRTLHRQKKRATKSIDRGALVIRGARENNLKVDRIEIPLGRLVCVTGVSGSGKSTLVEQVLYENWLREKGLGGHDAGACDGIDGLERLDDVMMMSQAAIGRSLRSNPATYLKIYDDIRKLFAQTSAARRAKITPGAFSFNTPGGRCEHCQGTGTTTLEMHFMADIEVPCDECEGRRFKPGILEIRYHDRNINEVLAMTVDEAGAFFADRAPIASKLACLQSVGLGYLALGQSTSTLSGGEAQRLKLAGFLAEEKRGKGSLFIFDEPTTGLHLQDVHTLIGVLDGLVARGHSVLVVEHHTDFISHADWVIDLGPEGGDKGGRLVVAGPPLEVARCPKSHTGAELKQLLAM